The Paenibacillus spongiae nucleotide sequence GCAGCGCCCAGCTGGGTATTGAAAGCAACATAACCGAAGAATCCATCGCCGACGCTTACTGCGCTCCCTGCATTGAAACCAAACCAGCCTACCCACAGCAGCAGTACCGACAGGGCGCTGAATACTTGGTTATGACCCAGAATTTCGTTAGCGGAGCCGTCTTTGTTAAATTTACCGATACGAGGCTTGAGCAGAACGGTCGCTGCGAATGCTGCCAGAGCACCCGTCAAGTGAACCACCGTAGAACCGGCGTAATCCTGCGCGCCGTCTTCCGCGAGCCAGCCGCCGCCCCAAATCCAGTGTGCGATAACCGGGTAAATGACCGAGGTGAACAATAATGTAAATACCAGGTAAGAGGATAGCTTCGCTCGTTCCGCGAACCCGCCCCATGCGATGCTGAGCGCGATCATGGCGAAAGCAAGCTGGAACAGGAAGTAAATCGTCGAAGGGTAGCTCTCGCCTTCCAATGCGGTCATCGCCGGTTCAAAGAAGAAGCTGCCCCAGCCAATGACCTTATTCATAGCGGCCTCCGCATTTTCGCCGCCGAACGTAATGCCGTATCCGACGGCCCAATAAACCAAGGAACCTAGACCCACAGTGAAAATGGTCTTTCCTGCCACATGCCCTGCATTCTTCATTCGGGTGGATCCGGCTTCGAGAAGAATAAATCCGCCTTGCATAAGCAACACCAATATGAAGGAGACCAGAATCCATAATGCGTTTAACCCCATGTCAAGCGTTGTTGCAGATGGATCCGCGAATGACATTGCCGGAAATATCAATGATAATACAATACAGGATAGCACAAGCTTTCTGACCATTGAGACCACTCCCTTAATGTTATGTTTCATTACATTATACGAAAGACTTAATGTCATTATATTCAGTAGTTCTTCCTTTGACAAGTTGAAATGAAGGGTTTTTTACAAAAATATCTAACATTGAATAATGGAATGGACTCTATTGTTAAGTTTTTGCACTATTATACTTTAAAAACCGATGTCATGTCAGATTATTGATCGTGTTTTATCCAATCCGCCCCCCATATCTTATTCATTTCGCAGCCTAATCAGAACAATCCATGTCAGGTTTATTGCCGGAATAAAAATTAAAAGCATAACGTTTGACTGTATGCTTCGTTATTAGTTATCATATATATAGAGAAAAAACCGCACTGTTTTTTTAGATATGGAGAGAGGGTGAAAGAGGTTGGCAGAAAAAAAATTATACCGTATCGGCGAGCTATCGAAGCTAGCTGAGGTCAGCCCGCGCACCATCGACTTTTATACCTCAATCGGCCTGATTGCGCCTGACAGCCGCTCAGCCAAAAATTACCGCTTATACAGCGACGAAACCTTGCTGCGTTTGCAACGTATTGTACAAATGAAGAAGGACAAATACTCGCTTGAAGAAATCAGAACAAGCCTTGAAGAATGGGAGAAGATTTCTTCGGAAGAGCATGTGTCCAGTAAGCTGACGGACCTTGAGCTCCACTTGGAACGACTTCAGCGCGAAGTCAAAGAGCTTGAGCCTGTTCTCAGCCAACTAAAGCCCAAGCAAGCCAAGATGATGTTCAAGCGGCTTGTACCCCAAACCGCAGCCTGCGTTGAAGCTTTAATGCTCCTGCTCAACAAGGGCGGACTCATGTAAGTCACTTACAAACTGCAACTATTAATGGAGGGAACGACCATGTTTTTTCACCCGATGGACTTCTTGATTATCATCGCCTTCGGCCTCTCGATCTGGGCTCAATTCCGGGTGCGGGGTACCTTCAACCGATGGTCCGACGTACCGGTCGCAAGCGGATTAACCGGCTATCAGGCCGCAAGACGCATGCTAGATAATAACGGTCTGCACGATGTGCCCGTCGAGCCGGTGCCTGGTACGCTCAGCGACCACTACGATCCGATTCATCGTACGGTAAGGCTCTCCGAGAGCGTGTACTACGAAAGCTCGATCTCGGCCATCTCCGTCGCTTGTCATGAGGTTGGCCATGCAATCCAGCACAGCGTGCATTATCCGATGTTAGCGCTGCGCCACAGGATGTTCCCGGTCGTTAATTTCGCTTCCGGTTTCGCTCCTTTCCTGTTGATCGCCGGCTTCCTGTTTAACTTTACAGGGCTGATCGGACTAGGGATTATCTTCTTCTCCGCGGCAGTCGCGTTTCAATTGGTTACCCTGCCGGTCGAATTCAATGCAAGTAATCGCGCACGTGACATTATGGTTGCAGAGGGCTTTATCGCCAATGAGGAAGAACGCGGGGTCGCCAAGGTGCTCAATGCTGCCGCGCTTACTTACGTCGCAGCCGCATTGATCTCCCTGCTGGAGCTCGTCAAGTATATTATGATCTTCACGCAGAACCGGGA carries:
- a CDS encoding ammonium transporter, giving the protein MVRKLVLSCIVLSLIFPAMSFADPSATTLDMGLNALWILVSFILVLLMQGGFILLEAGSTRMKNAGHVAGKTIFTVGLGSLVYWAVGYGITFGGENAEAAMNKVIGWGSFFFEPAMTALEGESYPSTIYFLFQLAFAMIALSIAWGGFAERAKLSSYLVFTLLFTSVIYPVIAHWIWGGGWLAEDGAQDYAGSTVVHLTGALAAFAATVLLKPRIGKFNKDGSANEILGHNQVFSALSVLLLWVGWFGFNAGSAVSVGDGFFGYVAFNTQLGAAAGAVAALLISWLVSGKADITATLNGGLAGLVAITASCAFVDPWAAVVIGLVAGVLVFYCVKFFEKMKIDDPIYALSVHGAAGIWGTLANGIFATQVLADKVGVGQGGLIDTGSWHQLWVQFESVVVCGAYVLAASFLILGVMKAVMGFRVTEEQEIIGLDLSEHGTFGYPEQMKKAQQNL
- a CDS encoding MerR family transcriptional regulator; its protein translation is MAEKKLYRIGELSKLAEVSPRTIDFYTSIGLIAPDSRSAKNYRLYSDETLLRLQRIVQMKKDKYSLEEIRTSLEEWEKISSEEHVSSKLTDLELHLERLQREVKELEPVLSQLKPKQAKMMFKRLVPQTAACVEALMLLLNKGGLM
- a CDS encoding zinc metallopeptidase: MFFHPMDFLIIIAFGLSIWAQFRVRGTFNRWSDVPVASGLTGYQAARRMLDNNGLHDVPVEPVPGTLSDHYDPIHRTVRLSESVYYESSISAISVACHEVGHAIQHSVHYPMLALRHRMFPVVNFASGFAPFLLIAGFLFNFTGLIGLGIIFFSAAVAFQLVTLPVEFNASNRARDIMVAEGFIANEEERGVAKVLNAAALTYVAAALISLLELVKYIMIFTQNRD